In Pseudofrankia saprophytica, one genomic interval encodes:
- a CDS encoding VOC family protein, with product MDLTLARCFVQVQDPDLSLAFYRDALGLELRNDVAREGFRWITVGSAAQPGVEIVLTNYLAGSPADGDAITALVAKGAMNGVHFHSDDLDAIFEKIRASGAEIVQEPTDQPWGTRDCAVRDPSGNLVRIDQPPAAK from the coding sequence ATGGATCTCACACTTGCTCGCTGCTTCGTCCAGGTGCAGGACCCGGACCTCTCGCTGGCCTTCTACCGCGACGCGCTCGGCCTCGAGCTGCGCAACGACGTCGCCCGCGAGGGCTTCCGCTGGATCACCGTCGGCTCGGCCGCCCAGCCCGGCGTCGAGATCGTCCTCACGAACTACCTGGCCGGTAGCCCCGCCGACGGCGACGCGATCACCGCTCTCGTCGCCAAGGGCGCCATGAACGGCGTCCACTTCCACAGCGACGATCTCGACGCCATTTTCGAGAAGATCCGCGCCTCGGGTGCCGAGATCGTGCAGGAGCCGACCGACCAGCCATGGGGCACCCGGGACTGCGCCGTCCGCGACCCTTCCGGAAACCTGGTCCGCATCGACCAGCCGCCCGCCGCGAAGTAG
- a CDS encoding nuclear transport factor 2 family protein, giving the protein MELWELVAREQVRDTVATYSHSGDRLLLDDLAACFTADGVLETKGGWTARGRAEIIARLSGVQALTAATTAPRPGSGLGGVGGLGAEVGAPAGNGAAPAGSGPAAGRAFIRHFVANLRFDSVTPERITTSAYFAVLTATGPDHWGRYRDILVPAEGRWLFAHRLVRTDAYTPGSPFRAPDEPAAR; this is encoded by the coding sequence ATGGAACTGTGGGAGCTGGTCGCGCGCGAGCAGGTACGGGACACGGTGGCGACGTACAGCCACAGCGGCGACCGGCTTCTGCTCGACGATCTCGCGGCCTGTTTCACCGCCGACGGCGTGCTGGAGACCAAGGGCGGCTGGACGGCCCGCGGCCGAGCGGAGATCATCGCCCGGCTTTCCGGGGTGCAGGCCCTGACCGCCGCCACCACGGCGCCAAGGCCGGGCTCCGGTCTTGGCGGCGTCGGTGGCCTCGGGGCCGAGGTCGGTGCGCCGGCAGGCAACGGCGCCGCGCCGGCGGGCAGCGGTCCGGCGGCGGGTAGGGCGTTCATTCGACACTTCGTCGCGAATCTGCGGTTCGACTCAGTGACGCCCGAGCGGATCACCACGTCGGCCTACTTCGCCGTGCTGACGGCCACCGGCCCGGACCACTGGGGCCGTTATCGCGACATCCTGGTCCCGGCCGAGGGGCGGTGGCTGTTCGCCCACCGTCTCGTCCGCACCGATGCCTACACCCCTGGCTCGCCCTTCCGCGCTCCCGACGAGCCGGCCGCCCGCTGA
- a CDS encoding helix-turn-helix transcriptional regulator, which yields MTPEELANLAHLRRARDLMDREYASPLDVAALARAALMSNAHFSRQFRATYGETPYSYLMTRRIERAKALLRRGDMSVTDVCMAVGCTSLGSFSARFTELVGETPTAYRARDHSALANVPGCVAKDLTRPSRGPSRIGEALPTPAP from the coding sequence GTGACGCCGGAGGAGCTCGCCAACCTCGCGCACCTGCGTCGCGCCCGCGATCTGATGGACCGCGAGTACGCGAGCCCGCTCGACGTCGCCGCGCTCGCTCGCGCCGCGCTGATGTCGAACGCGCACTTCTCCCGGCAGTTCCGCGCGACGTACGGGGAGACGCCCTACTCCTATCTGATGACGCGGCGCATCGAGCGGGCGAAGGCGCTGCTGCGCCGCGGCGACATGTCGGTCACCGACGTCTGCATGGCGGTCGGGTGTACGTCGCTCGGCTCGTTCAGCGCGCGTTTCACCGAGCTGGTGGGCGAGACGCCGACGGCCTACCGGGCCCGGGACCACAGCGCGCTCGCGAACGTGCCGGGCTGCGTCGCGAAGGACCTCACCCGCCCCAGCCGTGGTCCGAGCAGGATCGGAGAAGCACTCCCGACGCCGGCGCCCTAG
- a CDS encoding TetR/AcrR family transcriptional regulator, with the protein MALTTKGQATRQRIIEGAAVYLRGDDPGEATLDDIRAITGTSKGQIFHYFPGGKEELLLAVARYESERVLADQQPHLGALTSWAAWERWRDAVLARYRAQGRNCPLGSLMSQVGGTPGAAEVTGTLLANWRAHIRRGIEQMQAAGEIRPRLDADRVAAAFVAGIQGGVQVLRSSGSTWHLEATLDALIDHLRGV; encoded by the coding sequence ATGGCGCTCACCACGAAGGGGCAGGCGACCCGGCAACGGATCATCGAGGGCGCGGCTGTGTACCTGCGCGGCGACGACCCCGGCGAGGCGACCCTCGACGACATCCGCGCCATCACGGGCACGAGCAAGGGCCAGATCTTCCACTACTTCCCGGGCGGCAAGGAGGAGCTGCTGCTCGCGGTGGCGCGGTACGAGTCGGAGCGGGTCCTCGCCGACCAGCAGCCGCACCTCGGCGCGCTGACCTCATGGGCGGCCTGGGAGCGCTGGCGGGACGCGGTCCTGGCCCGCTACCGGGCACAGGGACGCAACTGTCCCCTGGGGTCGCTGATGAGCCAGGTCGGCGGCACACCGGGCGCGGCCGAGGTCACCGGCACCCTGCTGGCGAACTGGCGGGCCCACATCCGGCGCGGTATCGAGCAGATGCAGGCTGCCGGCGAGATCCGCCCGCGCCTCGACGCCGACCGGGTCGCCGCTGCCTTCGTCGCCGGCATCCAGGGTGGGGTCCAGGTGCTCAGGTCGTCCGGGAGCACCTGGCACCTGGAGGCGACACTGGACGCGCTGATCGACCACCTGCGCGGCGTCTGA
- a CDS encoding nitroreductase/quinone reductase family protein yields the protein MSWNDTVIAEFRANNGTVTTGGFGRSLILLHSIGVRTGVERVNPVLGRRSGDDWVVAASFAGAPTHPAWYHNLIAHPDTTIETSDGAVEVTATEITGADYDDEWSGFVAQSDAFAEYQKKAGDRRIPLLRLRRRVPAAA from the coding sequence TTGAGCTGGAACGACACCGTCATCGCGGAATTCCGCGCGAACAACGGGACCGTCACCACTGGCGGCTTCGGCCGCAGCCTGATCCTGCTGCACAGCATCGGCGTGCGCACCGGCGTCGAACGCGTCAACCCGGTGCTGGGCCGCCGATCCGGCGACGACTGGGTCGTCGCCGCGTCGTTCGCCGGAGCCCCCACGCATCCGGCCTGGTATCACAACCTGATCGCCCACCCCGACACGACGATCGAGACCAGCGACGGCGCCGTCGAGGTCACCGCGACCGAGATCACCGGCGCCGATTACGACGACGAGTGGTCCGGGTTCGTCGCCCAGTCGGACGCCTTCGCCGAGTACCAGAAGAAGGCCGGCGACCGCCGCATCCCCCTCCTCCGCCTCCGCCGCCGCGTCCCCGCGGCAGCCTGA
- a CDS encoding amidohydrolase family protein, whose product MAVIDTTAPTTVTGPVTPAPEELPKIISVDDHILEPRDLWQRELPAAMRDRGPKVVREKLKLHFAGGHYGFERDAPDGHWCDLWLYGDLVYPTGLLHASAGVPPAEVKNLPAIYEDFRPGTYERDARLADMDANHVEAAINFPNTFPRFCGQGFSERPDKDVALACIQIYNDWMIDEWAGGAGRGRLIPLSLIPLWDPELAAAEVRRCAAKGSYAVSFSENPSKLGFDSIHSGAWDPLFQACEETGTVVTMHIGSSSTLPSTSPDAPLAVSMSLSSQNAEGSLCDWIFSGTLDRFPSLTIVYAESQVGWMPYLLERMDLVWKGGVGGGATLPNPPSSYIKGRVYGCLFDDQHGLISRNEVGLDQIVFETDYPHTDGTWPNSRAVAHRLCAGAGMDAGEVRKFVRGNAIRAFGLERFGIKE is encoded by the coding sequence ATGGCCGTCATCGACACCACCGCGCCCACGACCGTCACCGGACCGGTCACCCCGGCCCCGGAGGAACTGCCGAAGATCATTTCCGTGGACGACCACATCCTGGAGCCGCGCGACCTGTGGCAGCGGGAGCTGCCGGCGGCGATGCGTGACCGTGGGCCGAAGGTGGTGCGGGAGAAGCTCAAGCTGCACTTCGCCGGCGGCCACTACGGCTTCGAGCGCGACGCGCCCGACGGCCACTGGTGCGACCTGTGGCTCTACGGCGACCTCGTCTACCCGACCGGCCTGCTGCACGCCTCGGCCGGGGTACCGCCGGCCGAGGTCAAGAACCTCCCCGCCATCTACGAGGACTTCCGGCCGGGCACCTACGAGCGCGACGCCCGCCTCGCCGACATGGACGCCAACCATGTCGAGGCGGCCATCAACTTCCCGAACACGTTCCCGCGGTTCTGCGGCCAGGGCTTCTCCGAGCGGCCGGACAAGGACGTGGCGCTCGCCTGCATCCAGATCTACAACGACTGGATGATCGACGAATGGGCGGGCGGCGCCGGGCGGGGCCGGTTGATCCCGCTGTCGCTCATCCCGTTGTGGGATCCCGAGCTCGCCGCCGCCGAGGTGCGCCGGTGCGCGGCGAAGGGCTCCTACGCGGTGTCGTTCTCCGAGAACCCGAGCAAGCTCGGGTTCGACTCCATCCACTCCGGCGCGTGGGACCCGCTGTTCCAGGCCTGCGAGGAGACCGGAACCGTCGTGACGATGCACATCGGCTCGTCGTCGACGCTGCCGTCGACGTCCCCGGACGCGCCGCTGGCGGTCAGCATGTCGCTTTCCTCGCAGAACGCCGAGGGGTCGCTGTGCGACTGGATCTTCTCCGGCACGCTCGACCGATTCCCGAGCCTGACGATCGTCTACGCCGAGAGTCAGGTCGGCTGGATGCCATACCTGCTGGAGCGGATGGACCTCGTCTGGAAGGGTGGCGTCGGTGGCGGAGCCACCCTGCCGAACCCGCCGAGCAGCTACATCAAGGGCCGCGTCTACGGCTGCCTGTTCGACGACCAGCACGGGCTGATCTCGCGGAACGAGGTCGGACTCGACCAGATCGTCTTCGAGACCGACTACCCGCACACCGACGGCACCTGGCCGAACTCCCGCGCCGTCGCCCACCGCCTGTGCGCGGGCGCCGGCATGGACGCGGGCGAGGTCCGCAAGTTCGTCCGCGGCAACGCCATCCGCGCCTTCGGCCTCGAACGCTTTGGGATCAAGGAATGA
- a CDS encoding SDR family NAD(P)-dependent oxidoreductase, with the protein MSQRLEHRTALVTGSTSNIGRSIAVAFGAEGAHVIVSGRDDTRGKAVVAQIRAAGGTADYLHADLDGTASASRSLADAASDLLGGRIEILVNNAGIYPPATTLTADDAMFDRVYAVNVKAPFFLTQAVAPRMVAAGGGVIINLGSWGARLGLPVGALYASTKGALETLTRAWSAEFGPQGVRVNAISPGVIADPDRDPAVEHPADALMLGTPAGSPGHPDAIGAAAVYLASEDAAFVHGTVMDVDGGRTGVTVIAGPNPFRADG; encoded by the coding sequence ATGTCACAGCGACTCGAACACAGGACGGCACTCGTCACCGGATCCACCAGCAACATCGGCCGGTCCATCGCGGTCGCCTTCGGTGCCGAAGGCGCCCACGTCATCGTCTCCGGGCGCGACGACACTCGCGGCAAGGCGGTGGTCGCCCAGATCCGCGCCGCGGGCGGCACCGCCGACTACCTCCACGCCGACCTCGACGGCACGGCGAGCGCCAGCAGGTCACTCGCCGACGCGGCGAGCGACCTGCTGGGCGGGCGCATCGAAATCCTGGTCAACAACGCGGGCATCTATCCGCCGGCGACCACCCTGACCGCGGACGACGCGATGTTCGACCGGGTATACGCCGTCAACGTCAAGGCGCCGTTCTTCCTCACCCAGGCTGTCGCGCCGCGGATGGTCGCCGCGGGCGGCGGGGTCATCATCAACCTCGGTTCCTGGGGTGCCCGGCTCGGCCTTCCTGTCGGCGCCCTCTACGCGTCGACCAAGGGTGCGCTGGAGACGCTCACCCGCGCCTGGTCCGCCGAGTTCGGGCCCCAGGGCGTGCGGGTCAACGCCATCTCCCCGGGGGTCATCGCCGATCCCGACCGGGATCCCGCCGTCGAGCATCCCGCCGACGCGCTCATGCTCGGCACGCCCGCCGGGTCACCCGGGCACCCCGACGCCATCGGCGCGGCGGCCGTCTACCTCGCGTCCGAGGACGCGGCCTTCGTGCACGGAACGGTCATGGACGTCGACGGCGGCCGCACCGGGGTCACCGTCATCGCGGGACCCAACCCTTTCCGCGCCGACGGCTAG
- a CDS encoding ATP-binding cassette domain-containing protein — protein sequence MSTATRTDTRAPAQRGAGGRDADSHDLIRVRGAREHNLKDVSIEIPKRRLTVFTGVSGSGKSSLVFGTIAAESQRLINETYSTFVQGFMPTLARPEVDLLEGLTTAIIVDQERMGGNPRSTVGTATDAGVMLRIVFSRLGKPYVGSPNAFSFNVASVRASGAITVERGAKKTVKATFNRIGGMCPRCEGMGSVSDIDLAQLFDESKSLSEGAITVPGYSADGWFGRIFAAVVPADIPIARFTRKQREEFLYGEARRIKVDNVNLTYEGLIPRIQKSHLSKDIDSLQPHVRAFVERAVTFTVCPECGGTRLSEAARSSKINGISIADACAMQISDLAEWVRGLDEPSVAPLLAALRHALDSFTDIGLGYLSLDRATGTLSGGEAQRTKMIRHLGSSLTDVTYVFDEPTIGLHPHDIARMNDLLLRLRDKGNTVLVVEHKPEVIAIADHVVDLGPGAGTAGGTVCFEGTVDGLRASGTLTGRHLDDRASLKSSVRTPLGALEIRGADAHNLRDVDVDIPQGVLVVVTGVAGSGKSSLIHGSVSGRDGVVSVDQTPIRGSRRSNPATYTGLLDPIRKAFAKVNGVKPALFSANSEGACPACNGAGVIYTDLAMMAGVATTCEECEGKRYQASVLEYHLGGRDISEVLAMPVTEAEEFFGAGEAHTPAAHSILGRLADVGLGYLSLGQPLTTLSGGERQRLKLATRMADKGGVYVLDEPTTGLHLADVEQLLGLLDRLVDAGKSVIVIEHHQAVMAHADWIIDLGPGAGHDGGRIVFEGTPADLVAARCTLTGEHLAAYVGR from the coding sequence ATGAGCACGGCCACGAGGACGGACACGCGGGCACCCGCGCAGCGCGGCGCCGGCGGCCGCGACGCCGACAGCCACGATCTGATCCGGGTGCGGGGTGCGCGCGAGCACAACCTCAAGGACGTCAGTATCGAGATCCCGAAGCGCCGCCTCACAGTGTTCACCGGCGTCTCCGGCTCGGGCAAGAGCTCGCTGGTGTTCGGCACGATCGCCGCCGAGTCACAGCGGCTGATCAACGAGACCTACAGCACCTTCGTGCAGGGCTTCATGCCGACGCTGGCGCGGCCCGAGGTCGACCTGCTGGAGGGCCTGACGACGGCGATCATCGTCGACCAGGAGCGGATGGGTGGCAACCCACGCTCCACGGTCGGCACCGCCACCGACGCGGGCGTGATGCTGCGGATCGTCTTCAGCCGCCTCGGCAAGCCGTATGTCGGCTCGCCGAACGCGTTCTCCTTCAACGTCGCCTCGGTCCGGGCGAGTGGCGCGATCACCGTCGAGCGCGGTGCCAAGAAGACCGTGAAGGCGACCTTCAACCGCATCGGCGGCATGTGCCCCCGCTGCGAGGGCATGGGGTCGGTGTCCGACATCGACCTGGCGCAGCTGTTCGACGAGAGCAAGTCGCTGTCCGAGGGTGCGATCACCGTGCCGGGCTACAGCGCCGACGGCTGGTTCGGCCGGATCTTCGCCGCGGTGGTGCCCGCCGACATACCCATCGCCAGGTTCACCAGGAAGCAGCGCGAGGAGTTCCTGTACGGCGAGGCCCGCAGGATCAAGGTCGACAACGTCAACCTGACCTACGAGGGGCTGATCCCGCGAATCCAGAAGTCGCATCTCTCCAAGGACATCGACTCCCTGCAGCCGCACGTCCGCGCGTTCGTCGAGCGGGCGGTGACGTTCACCGTCTGCCCCGAGTGCGGCGGCACCCGGCTGTCCGAGGCGGCCCGGTCGTCGAAGATCAACGGCATCAGCATCGCCGACGCCTGCGCGATGCAGATCAGTGACCTGGCCGAGTGGGTGCGCGGCCTCGACGAGCCCTCCGTGGCGCCGCTGCTCGCGGCGCTGCGGCACGCCCTCGACTCGTTCACCGACATCGGCCTGGGCTACCTCTCGCTCGATCGCGCCACCGGGACCCTGTCCGGTGGCGAGGCGCAGCGCACCAAGATGATCCGTCACCTCGGGTCGTCGCTGACCGACGTCACCTACGTCTTCGACGAGCCGACCATCGGGCTGCACCCGCACGACATCGCGCGGATGAACGACCTCCTGCTGCGGCTGCGCGACAAGGGCAACACCGTCCTCGTCGTGGAGCACAAGCCGGAGGTCATCGCGATCGCCGACCACGTCGTCGACCTCGGCCCCGGCGCGGGTACGGCCGGCGGCACCGTCTGTTTCGAGGGCACCGTCGACGGGCTGCGGGCCAGCGGGACGCTCACCGGGCGGCACCTGGACGACCGGGCCTCCCTCAAGTCGTCGGTGCGCACGCCGTTGGGAGCACTGGAGATCCGCGGCGCCGACGCCCACAACCTGCGGGATGTCGACGTCGACATCCCGCAGGGCGTGCTGGTCGTCGTCACCGGGGTCGCGGGCTCGGGCAAGAGCTCGCTCATCCATGGCTCGGTGTCCGGCCGGGACGGGGTGGTGTCGGTCGACCAGACCCCGATCCGCGGCTCGCGGCGGAGCAACCCGGCGACCTACACCGGTCTGCTCGACCCGATCCGCAAGGCGTTCGCCAAGGTGAACGGCGTGAAGCCGGCGTTGTTCAGCGCCAACTCCGAGGGTGCCTGCCCCGCCTGCAACGGCGCCGGCGTCATCTACACCGACCTGGCGATGATGGCCGGCGTCGCCACCACCTGCGAGGAGTGCGAGGGGAAGCGGTACCAGGCGTCGGTGCTCGAATACCACCTCGGGGGCCGCGACATCAGCGAGGTGCTCGCGATGCCGGTGACCGAGGCGGAGGAGTTCTTCGGTGCCGGCGAGGCGCACACGCCGGCCGCGCACAGCATCCTGGGCCGGCTCGCCGACGTCGGGCTCGGCTACCTCAGCCTCGGCCAGCCGCTCACCACCCTGTCCGGCGGTGAGCGCCAGCGCCTGAAACTCGCCACCCGGATGGCCGACAAGGGGGGCGTCTACGTCCTCGACGAGCCGACCACCGGCCTGCACCTCGCCGACGTCGAGCAGTTGCTCGGCCTGCTCGACCGGCTCGTCGACGCCGGCAAGTCGGTCATCGTCATCGAGCACCACCAGGCGGTCATGGCCCACGCCGACTGGATCATCGACCTCGGCCCCGGCGCCGGCCACGACGGCGGCCGGATCGTCTTCGAGGGCACCCCCGCCGACCTCGTCGCCGCCCGCTGCACCCTCACCGGCGAGCACCTCGCCGCCTACGTCGGGCGCTGA
- a CDS encoding DUF427 domain-containing protein, protein MTTTEPTTTTTETTANPATAQPSADAGAPATGKGSAAASGARGRVRVEQAHKRVRPLLGGVVVVDTVRPLLVWEGPHYPVYYLPLADLKATLEPTGEIVRSPSRGDAHRHDVVAGEHRAAGAALTYPDSPFPELRDMVRLDWDSFDTWLEEDEPVYVHARNPFHRVDILSSSRHVRVEIDGVTVAESTRPTVLFETNIRPRYYLPLSDVRTELLRGSSTSTGCPYKGTASYYGVEVNGKVHEDVVWYYPAPLLESIRVAGLVCFYDEKVDVYVDGVHT, encoded by the coding sequence ATGACGACCACTGAACCGACGACCACTACGACCGAGACGACAGCCAACCCGGCCACAGCACAACCGTCGGCGGACGCCGGCGCACCCGCGACAGGCAAGGGATCAGCGGCAGCGTCGGGCGCGCGCGGGCGGGTTCGGGTCGAGCAGGCGCACAAGCGGGTACGGCCACTGCTGGGCGGTGTGGTCGTCGTCGACACGGTCCGGCCGCTGCTGGTCTGGGAAGGCCCGCACTACCCCGTCTACTACCTGCCGCTGGCCGATCTGAAGGCCACGCTGGAGCCCACCGGGGAGATCGTGCGCTCCCCCAGCCGCGGCGACGCGCACCGCCACGACGTGGTCGCGGGTGAGCACCGCGCGGCCGGGGCCGCCCTGACCTACCCGGACTCGCCGTTCCCGGAGCTGCGCGACATGGTCCGGCTCGACTGGGACTCTTTTGACACCTGGCTGGAGGAGGACGAGCCGGTCTACGTCCACGCCCGCAACCCCTTCCACCGGGTCGACATCCTCTCCAGCTCCCGGCACGTCCGGGTCGAGATCGACGGGGTGACGGTCGCCGAGTCGACCCGCCCGACCGTGCTGTTCGAGACCAACATCCGCCCCCGCTACTACCTCCCGCTGAGCGACGTCCGCACCGAGCTGCTCCGCGGGTCGTCCACCAGCACCGGCTGCCCGTACAAGGGCACGGCCAGCTACTACGGGGTCGAGGTCAACGGCAAGGTCCACGAGGACGTCGTCTGGTACTACCCGGCCCCGCTGCTGGAGAGCATCCGCGTCGCGGGCCTGGTCTGCTTCTACGACGAGAAGGTCGACGTCTACGTCGACGGCGTCCACACCTGA
- a CDS encoding Dyp-type peroxidase, giving the protein MTQPGIFGLGAPEHSYLEFDLRDGISAVDLAKAVAGLVGPLSTGGGVNLVVGFRPELWAQVAPDGLPAGVTGFNEPIVGADGFEMPATQHDALLWIAGANRTAVYTNGLDVISALDGVATVATEVGGWVYAHDRDLTGFIDGTENPSMLAAPGVAIVPDGPGAGGSVLLFQKWTHDTASFAAIGVTEQEKVIGRTKADSVELDESVMPATSHVSRTVVEEDGEELKIFRRNTAYGTVTDHGTMFVGFAAEQRILDLMLRRMAGATEDGLRDALTRFTTPVSGAYYFIPAVPALSGFAPEDAG; this is encoded by the coding sequence GTGACGCAGCCGGGGATCTTCGGGCTTGGGGCGCCGGAGCACAGCTACCTGGAGTTCGACCTCCGGGACGGCATTTCCGCGGTGGACCTGGCGAAGGCGGTCGCGGGGCTGGTCGGGCCGCTGTCGACCGGGGGTGGCGTCAACCTGGTGGTCGGGTTCCGGCCGGAACTGTGGGCGCAGGTCGCGCCCGATGGCCTGCCCGCCGGCGTCACCGGCTTCAACGAGCCGATCGTCGGTGCCGACGGCTTCGAGATGCCCGCCACCCAGCACGACGCCCTGCTGTGGATCGCCGGGGCCAACCGGACCGCCGTCTACACCAACGGCCTCGACGTGATCAGCGCGCTCGACGGCGTCGCCACGGTCGCCACCGAGGTCGGTGGCTGGGTGTACGCCCACGACCGCGACCTCACCGGCTTCATCGACGGCACCGAGAACCCGTCGATGCTGGCGGCGCCCGGCGTCGCGATCGTCCCCGACGGGCCGGGTGCCGGCGGCAGCGTGCTGCTGTTCCAGAAGTGGACGCACGACACGGCGAGCTTCGCGGCGATCGGTGTCACCGAGCAGGAGAAGGTCATCGGCCGCACCAAGGCCGACAGCGTCGAGCTCGACGAGTCCGTCATGCCGGCGACCTCGCACGTCTCGCGCACCGTCGTCGAGGAGGACGGCGAGGAGCTGAAGATCTTCCGCCGCAACACCGCCTACGGCACGGTCACCGACCACGGCACGATGTTCGTCGGCTTCGCCGCCGAGCAACGCATCCTCGACCTCATGCTGCGCCGCATGGCGGGCGCCACCGAGGACGGCCTGCGCGACGCGCTGACCCGGTTCACCACCCCGGTCAGCGGCGCCTACTACTTCATCCCGGCCGTCCCGGCCCTCTCCGGCTTCGCCCCCGAAGACGCCGGCTAA
- a CDS encoding DUF4259 domain-containing protein yields MGAWGPGHFDNDGALDFVDDLLDAPAENRVDLVERLLARVVDGEHHPAIDDGSHVVVAAALIAAQCPGGEPVSDARWPLEPLPAFPADLRSLAVEALDRVLSDGSELAELWSEAAGAEDWRRAVLRLRRVLDQPMPGEVPLFEV; encoded by the coding sequence GTGGGTGCGTGGGGACCGGGACACTTCGACAACGACGGCGCGCTCGACTTTGTCGATGACCTCCTCGACGCGCCGGCCGAGAACCGGGTCGATCTGGTCGAACGGTTGCTGGCGCGGGTCGTCGACGGCGAGCACCACCCCGCCATCGACGACGGCTCGCACGTCGTCGTCGCGGCGGCGCTGATCGCCGCGCAGTGTCCGGGTGGCGAGCCGGTCAGCGACGCCCGCTGGCCGCTGGAGCCGCTGCCCGCGTTCCCCGCCGACCTTCGCTCGCTCGCGGTCGAGGCGCTGGACAGGGTGCTCTCCGACGGCTCCGAACTGGCCGAGCTGTGGTCGGAGGCCGCGGGCGCCGAGGACTGGCGGCGGGCGGTCCTGCGGCTTCGCCGCGTTCTGGACCAGCCGATGCCGGGCGAGGTCCCGTTGTTCGAGGTGTAG
- a CDS encoding MarR family winged helix-turn-helix transcriptional regulator, giving the protein MAESAVTRTDLAGPTQAAGPAGEPRWVDEVGLTGGAGLLARLVRLNMLVSTALEGLVEPFGLTVADYLVLGTIRHSPGGRGAPSRLCRVLGRTSGGMTLTLDRLAAAGLVHRAPDPTDRRRVVVRLTDVGDALSRGVNDRLHEWEDALSLPAGLRAELDHTLDTLIDAVTPDRPR; this is encoded by the coding sequence ATGGCTGAGAGCGCGGTGACCAGAACGGACCTGGCGGGGCCAACCCAGGCGGCGGGGCCGGCGGGCGAGCCCAGGTGGGTGGACGAGGTCGGCCTGACCGGGGGAGCCGGCCTGCTCGCCAGGCTGGTTCGGCTCAACATGCTCGTCTCGACCGCGCTCGAGGGTCTGGTTGAACCGTTCGGCCTGACGGTGGCCGACTACCTGGTTCTCGGCACCATCCGGCACTCGCCCGGTGGACGAGGCGCGCCGAGCCGCCTGTGCCGGGTGCTCGGCCGCACGAGCGGCGGCATGACGCTCACCCTCGACCGGCTCGCCGCCGCGGGCCTGGTCCACCGGGCCCCCGACCCGACGGACCGCCGCCGCGTCGTCGTCCGGCTCACCGACGTCGGCGACGCCCTGAGCCGCGGCGTCAACGACCGGCTCCACGAGTGGGAGGACGCCTTGTCGCTGCCCGCGGGCCTGCGCGCCGAGCTCGACCACACCCTCGACACCCTCATCGACGCGGTGACTCCCGACCGACCGCGCTGA